AGGTGATGTATGGGAATTTTTAAATGTTTCGATTAAGCCTTATCCGGTGTGCCATTTTGCTCATGCGACTGTGGATTGTGGGCGTAATTTGCTGAAAAAAGGGATCACGGCTGATGATATCGGTAGTGTGGAGTGCGTGGTCGATCCAGTAGCAGCTGCCTTAATTTGCGAACCACTTGAAACAAAATGGGCGCCTAAAACAGCTTATGGGGCAAAATTTAGTTTGCCGTGGCTATTTGCAGCCGGTTTTTTAGACAATGCACTAACATTATCGTCATTATCTCCAGAAAATTTACAGCGTGAAGATATTCAAAAGTTAGCGAAAAAAGTGAGTTATCGTTATCCCGAAAAAGGCGAAATACCATTTCCTACGTATTTTCCAGGATTAATTTTCGTGACATTAAAAAATGGTGAGAAGATCACAGAGAGATTAGATATTCAATACGGTAATCCACAAAATCCAATGACAGATAAAGATGTGATCAGTAAGTTTTACGATAACGCCTCATTAGTAATAGAGGATAAACAATCGGCTCAACTCGTTGAAAAAGTATTAAATTTTGAAAATGTTACTCTTTCTGAGGTAACACAATTATTGCGTATTGAAGAAGCGGCCCATTAAGTTAAACATAATGTCAATAAGATGATGATATGAAGGATTGGTTTGAGCTACCAATCCTTTTTTATTGCCTTGCACACATAAATTCAGATGTGCAAATAATCTTTTCACCAATACGAACAACACCAGAAAAACTAACAATAGTACGGCGCTGCCGACGAAATTCGATCTCAATAAGTAGTTGATCACCTGCTTTTACTGCATCATGAAAACGTGCTTTTTTTATACTGGCAAAATAACATTGCTGGCCTTCTTCCATGGGAGAAAGATAGTAATGTGCAAGAACTCCAGCGGCTTGAGCCATACTTTCAAGGAGTAGTAAGGGAGGGTAAAACCCGCCAAAAACAACAGTGTCATTGGTGGTGATATTTTTAATTGCGATTAATTTGCCACTAGCAAGTTCAGCTGGCTCAGAAATAACACCATCAATTAATAAGAATGGATAACGATGAGGTAATATTTCCATTATTTCACTGACGGAAATGGGCATACATTTTCTCCTCGTTATGGTGATAGAATAAACACGATTTTGCAATAATGGCGGCTATTATTTCATTCTTATTCAATGTCGTACAGTACAACCTAATGATTTTAGACAGGAAATAGTCATAAAAATAATAACAATGGCTAGAAAAGTATAAAATCTAGCCCTTGGTATGACTCAATAAGAATAGCTTATTAATCAAGGCGAGCAATAATTTGGCGTAGATCCGCCATTGCGACATCGTTTAGAGGCTCTTGCGGTAAAATAGGCAAGCCTACATCAAAACCTTGAATATTTAGAGAGGCTTTAATACATGATGCTAACGAATATTTGGTAAAGGCTTCGTTGATTTGCCACATCTCTTTTTGTTTTGCTAATGCCGTATCAAAGTCACCTTTTGTTGCAAGTTCGTACAGTTCAACACATTGCTTTGGTAATACACAAGCAGGGCCGGCCATCCAACCGACACCACCAAGTTTTAATACAAGTAATGGAATATGTGCCGAAGCACTAAAGATCTTCACGCGTTCACCAAAGGTATTGATCATAGTAAGCAATCGACCTGTATTGCTTGAAGCATCTTTAATATATTCAATATTGGGGATATAACTAAGTTCATTAAATAAAGAGATAGGAAGAACATCACCCAAAAGCCCCGGATTGGTATAAATTGTCATGGATTTTTCAGGAAATGCTTCAGCAATAGTTTGGAAATAACCTGCTTGTGCGGTTTCACTTAACGGGTACATTTTTTGTGAAATCAGCACCATGCCATCTACACCTAATTGGGCGTATTGTTCGGCTTGATGACAAGCATCTGCGGTTGAAAAACCGGCAACCCCTGCGATAACAGGGATACGCCCCGCAGTTTGATCAACCGTGATACGCACAATTTCATTACGCTGTGCTTGGGAGAGATAAGCGTATTCACCGGTGCTACCTAACGGGCTTAAACCATGAACGCCACATGAGATCAAATGTTCGACCAATCGACGTAATGAAGATTCAAGAATGGTGCCTTTAGTTTGATCAACAGGGGAAACAAGGTAAGGAAAAATACCATGGAATTGGGTCATAATCGGTGTCCTGTTTTATGGTTTTAATATTTTATTGTTTTGGTTATCAACATTATTTAAGAGCTTTGAAATCTTTATTCTTATTGAAGTGTAATATCAGCATGATTAATCACTTCATTTTGCTCATTCTTTAACGAATCAAACAGTATTTGTGCGGCTTTTCCTGGGCTATTGGCATTGAGATATAGGTTATAACTAATTGCTGGTAAAGGGGGTAAGCCTTCTTTTTCGCCTAAAATACGCAAATCGTCACCTGAAAGCTCAATTGAACGTGCCATAATACCTAAGCCCGCACGTACAGCAGCTCTTGCACCTGAAAGCGTTGTAGCAATATAAGCGATTCGCCAACGAATACCTTGTTGATCAAGGTGATTTATCATCATATCGCGGTATGTACTGGGTTCATCTAATACAACTAATGGCAAGGGTTCATCAAGATCAAACCTGAAATGTTTTCCGCAATACCATAAGGAAGGAGAAACACGTAGCACTATTTTGGGGTAACCCACATGTTCTTCAGTAGAAATGGCTAAATCAAGCTCGTTGTTTTCTAGCATCGACATTAAAAACGGACTACGTTTAACAATGATTTCCATAATAAGACGAGGATACGCCCCTGAAAAACGTGCAAGTAGATCAGGTAAAATTGTGTTTGCCGTATCATCAGGGGAGCCAATTTTTAAGATCCCATCAATTTCTTCATGCATTAATGAAAGACAAGCTTCATCATTTAGGCGCAAAATACGGCGAGCATAGTTAAGCAGTTGTGTACCCGCTTCTGTCAGTGTTTTATTTCGACCTTGGCGAGCAAACAGCTCTTTGCCTATCAACGATTCAAGGCGTTGCATTTGCTGGCTTACCGCAGATTGAGTACGGCAAACAGATTCTGCGGCCGCGGCAAAGGTATTTCCATCGACAACAGCAACAAAGGTTCGGAGTAAATCAAGTTCTAAGTTAAAAATAGGGCGTTTTGTAGGGGTCATTATGGTGTCTCTTAACTGGTGTTGTTGTATTTAATCAAACAAAAAGTATTATTTTTTTATAAGGCTATTTTTAGAAGTTATGTCATCAATACTCATACTATGAAGAGTTGGATTAATAATCTATAACAAAGCTCAATAATTTCGAGGCGTTATCCATTCTTTGATGAAAGAAGAGAGCAAATGAAGGTAACTACTGATTTTTATACAGTGTTATGAGACAATAGCACCCTTCTTAAAATCAGTCACAGAGTAGTTATGTCTCTTTCTCAATCAGTTAAAAATCAAATAAGTCAGTGGTATAAAGCCCTACCAGAACATATTGAAGGGTTTATTCCGCGTGCGCCACAGCGTGAAATGATAGCTGAAGTGGCCAAGACTTTTTCTGATGAAATGGGACGACACTTAGTGATTGAAGCTCCAACTGGGGTAGGTAAAACACTTTCTTATCTTATTCCGGGTATTGCTATCAGTCGTGATGAAAAAAAACCGCTGATTATCAGTACAGCCAATGTGGCACTGCAAGATCAGATTTTTAGCAAAGATCTCCCATTACTTAAAAAAATCATTCCAGATCTTACTTTTACGGGTGCTTTTGGCCGTGGGCGCTATTTATGTCCACGTAATTTAGACGCGATTTGTGTAACAGAAGGTGAACAAATCGACTTAATGTTTTTGCTTGAAGACAAAGTGGATGTGGCGACCAGCGCAGAAAGAGAAATTTGCCAAGAGCTAAAAAATGATTTTACCAGTTTCG
This portion of the Proteus vulgaris genome encodes:
- the fabZ gene encoding 3-hydroxyacyl-ACP dehydratase FabZ, which codes for MPISVSEIMEILPHRYPFLLIDGVISEPAELASGKLIAIKNITTNDTVVFGGFYPPLLLLESMAQAAGVLAHYYLSPMEEGQQCYFASIKKARFHDAVKAGDQLLIEIEFRRQRRTIVSFSGVVRIGEKIICTSEFMCARQ
- a CDS encoding dihydrodipicolinate synthase family protein — protein: MTQFHGIFPYLVSPVDQTKGTILESSLRRLVEHLISCGVHGLSPLGSTGEYAYLSQAQRNEIVRITVDQTAGRIPVIAGVAGFSTADACHQAEQYAQLGVDGMVLISQKMYPLSETAQAGYFQTIAEAFPEKSMTIYTNPGLLGDVLPISLFNELSYIPNIEYIKDASSNTGRLLTMINTFGERVKIFSASAHIPLLVLKLGGVGWMAGPACVLPKQCVELYELATKGDFDTALAKQKEMWQINEAFTKYSLASCIKASLNIQGFDVGLPILPQEPLNDVAMADLRQIIARLD
- a CDS encoding LysR family transcriptional regulator translates to MTPTKRPIFNLELDLLRTFVAVVDGNTFAAAAESVCRTQSAVSQQMQRLESLIGKELFARQGRNKTLTEAGTQLLNYARRILRLNDEACLSLMHEEIDGILKIGSPDDTANTILPDLLARFSGAYPRLIMEIIVKRSPFLMSMLENNELDLAISTEEHVGYPKIVLRVSPSLWYCGKHFRFDLDEPLPLVVLDEPSTYRDMMINHLDQQGIRWRIAYIATTLSGARAAVRAGLGIMARSIELSGDDLRILGEKEGLPPLPAISYNLYLNANSPGKAAQILFDSLKNEQNEVINHADITLQ